The nucleotide window CTATGACAACGAACAGCTATTCTGGATAGTAGATATCTTATATACATTTGTTTAGTTTGTTGCCTTTTTCTAAACATTTTAATTAATTTATAATATTTAATCGTTGTATGCCACTCAAAAATCAAGGGCTAAGATTTGTTTGAGATCTTACCTCCTATGAGGTAAAGGTTGTACCTAAGCAAGGCCCTTTAACAAAAGCATTAGCTTTAAAGCTTCACCTTTTCTAGCTCGTGTTATCCAATCTTTAGTGCAAACAAGTGCTTCTACCATCTCTGGATCAAGCCAACTGCGAAATGGATCAACTACACGGCCTCCAACACTAAAGGCAGATTCTGAAGCAAGCGTAGATGCTTGCATGCCCAGCACATCACGGACAAGTTGGGAAAGAATGGGATATTCATCTCTTAGATTTTTCCACCAAGCCAAAACATCAAATGTATGCTAAGATGCCTTTGGTAGATTTACTGATAGTTCTGCTGGGCATTTATCTAATTCATTTGATTCCTCAGCTAACCCACTTGTTTCATATAGGAAGCTATCAAGCTCCTCATCTATGTTGTCCCTAATCTGGTCTACAGCCACTGCATCTGCAAATGCTCTACTTATTGAAGATGAAGGAGCAGTTGTAGCATAGAACCGATACATCTTCTTAATCACAATATGGAATTTGTCAACTTCAACTTGATAAGAATTTCTATATAGCTTTTTCAAGTAAAACTCAACAATTTTTGTCTTGAACCTAGGATCAAGAATATTTGCAACAGCAAGTGCCACACATTAGACTTCTTCCAATATTGTCAAACTTGACAATCATAGCATTGGCCATTTGACTAATAGTGGGATCAATATTACTGCACCATTCATTGAGCATAAGTTTAATCTCACAAAACCTCTAAAAACAGATTTGCTGTTGGATAGGAAGTACTACCTCTGTCCCCAAAAGAATGCAATGTGTCATGTTTTAAtaccttaagtttgaccaattatagataaaaaagtatccatgtttatgataccaaataaataccatcagattaattacgaaatatattttataataaattaattcaaaatcataaatatgaatattattcactaaaaacttGATAAAATGTAAACCACTTTTCGTGGCACGCAActcatagttgcattcttttcaggATGGAGGTAGTACCAGATAATAACCCAGTTAGCTCAAAGAACTTTCTCAAGAACGGGAGTAAAGTTCATGCTTTGTCCCACTCCTCGGGCGAAGGACAAATATGCTCATACCTGTGGCGTTCATATGACTTGAGCCTCTCAAAAGCCAGCTTATAATACACAACATCCCTTAGCATCAAATATGTCGAATTCCATCTAGTGGAAACATCAAGTGAGAGTCTAGATTTAGTGTCCAATCCACACTCAGTAGCACACTTCATGAACTCCTCCCATTGTACCGTAGAGCCCTTCACAGCTACTACAAAAGCTCTAATATTTTAGCTGTAGATCCGATCACACGCATACCATCTCTACCAACAAGTTTAAGAATGTGATTAACACATCTCACATGAAAAAAAACTTCCCATTACAAACTAAAGGACTATGCTTCTTCAGTTCTACAATTACATCCTTAACATCGACCTCATTTGCAGCTGCATTGTCCAAAGTAAGAGAAAACATTTTCCTCTCAACAATCAGCgtgttcgcttatgctgaaatttgacttatgttaATGTTTATGCTgcaatattgtgagagaaaaatattattccatgattgaaaagtagttctgaataagtTCAAGCGAGGGCTAGTACCATTTCAAGAGACATGCAGTGAAAGTAAGAGAAAACAGGTTATTTCTCATTTTCATCGACCGCAAAGGAGTCACAGTCACTGAATTCTAGTCACCCAAAATTCATACTTGAGAAAACCCGAAATTCAGGAACTGGTCCATGGACACGGAAAATTCAACATTGGGCCCAAAAGTCCAGCCCGTTAAAATTGAAAGCCCACTAGTCACCTCCACGACCCCAAGGCGACCCAGGAAGAGTCCAATCAGGCTCCTAACCCTTCTCCGCTCCGACGGCCTAAACCCCGCCGCCGAAATGCTCCTCCGCACTCTCCTCCGtcgcggcggcgccgccgccgcagcagccgcgGTATCCTCCGGCGGGGCTCGCGCCACCGCACTCCCCGACCCGCCCGCCGCGCTCGCCTCCCTTCTCCTCGCCTCCCGATCCTACGCGAAGGCCAAGGGCGGGGGCAAGCCGGCGTCGTCCACGTCAAACCGCGGCAAGGTCCGCGCCAAGGACCCGCGCGGGGTGGCGTCTGCCGGTGATGCCGCCGGGGCCGATTTCTCTGCCGGAGGCGGGGGCGACGACATTGACACCGAGTTCGAGCTGCCCACCGACCCGCTGCCCCCTACATACGACCCAGCTCTCGACGTCGGACCCGGCGGCCGCCCGCTCTTCGCCTTCACTGACACGTTCGGGTCCTTCGCCCACCGTGACGCGAACGTCTACGTCGACTTCACGTAGGCACCTTCCCCCTCTCAATTATATCGCCAATGTGCGTGGTATTTTGAAGGTTTGGATCTTGCGGTTGCATTTGCGGCGGTCTGTCTGGCCACATTAGCGATTAGGTAGCAATCATTGTGGTATTTGAACTTTATTTGGTAGATTGTATGGGTTTTGGTCATAGTACCATTTTAAGTAGGGTTGATCCTTTGTAGATTTTtgtgcataattaatcattctgtTGCTTCATCTGCAATCCCACGATGGAGTCTGCGGTTGATGTTATCTAAATGCTCCATTGATTTGTTCAAGTTTTGTAATTTGTATGTTTTTGCTAACTTCAAGGCCATTTGATGCTTTGACTAAACTGTGTTCATTTTCTTAATGCATATGTCTAATTGTTGAAATATTACCCTTTTCCAAGTTAGGTAGACGCAAAATACTGTATTATATGGTATTTTGTAGTATCTTGTCTCATTAGATGTAAAAGATAATTCATTTCGTACATTAATCTGCAACCAGGAGACTGAATATTGCTCAGATTGAATTTCTTGGATGCTATTGGCAGATTCTTTTGGAATGTtgaattttcttttcttcctctgtcATGTGGCATATTTTTCAGTTTGGATGAATGGAATGCTGTTTTACCAGAAGGGTTGCCAGCGGGCATGATGGAAGAGTTTCAGGAGACAAGACGGTGTGCTGTGATGTTGAGGAAGAGGTTCCTAGACCTCCGGGATAACTTCCGTAGGATTGTTGATCCTGCTGTTACAACAAAGCTCAAGGGTGTGTAATGTGTTGGTACTTGTGCATATTGGATTCTTGGATGCTGCTCCATGTTATTAAGACTATGAGATGTGTTAGCCTCAGATGATACATGCTGTGCTGTCAATTGATGCTGTGTGTACAGTGCTTGTGTTTGTGCTGCTTAAGTCTTATGTTAGCATGTATGATTTGAGTTCCTTCAGATTATAGTGAACACATTTGCTGTTGATTGCATCATCAGCATCATGCTAGTCTTTTATGGTGTCAAGCAAACGCTGCTCCTGTTAACATGCATCGTATTTGTAGTTTGATTGAACTGATGTACTGATATGTCAACTTTCTCAAAATCGACATTGGAAATTAAGATAATATGCCCATGATTTAGCATTAGTTCATTTTTGACTCTTTAATATTAAGGCATACTatcagaacaaaagaaaagaaaggttGACTGAGGAAGTAGGTTTCTTAATTCTAAAAGTGGTGGTACCCACTCCATCCAAAAATATAAAGACGGTTTGATTTGGTGGGGTCTTCAATATCACACTTTGACTGCTAATTTCTCTTATAATATATCATTCATGGCAACAAAAGTTTGATTATTAGAAAGTATTTGTAAGTACAAATCCAAAGTTTCATATTGTTAGACTAATTGTTGCTTGTTGGTGAAAGATTATGGAGTTTGAATTTTCAAATGTGTGCCCACCTTATATTATGGGACAGAAGGAACATGATTTTTCACCTAGCAAGATTAATAGTGACAAAAGTCCATTCTCCTTACTTTTCCTTGTCTTAACTTTCTGAAACAACTTCTGAATTGATACTGGTGTTGCAAAAGCAATTGCAGTACCATCAATCTATAACCATGCAAATAATGGCACATTTGAAAATGTATAATATATTAATATGCCATTATATACCATATATTGCTAGAGTAAAGCTGTTTAGTTTGCACTACAATTTTTTACTTTGTTTTCCTCTAAACACAttgccattgcaaaacatattcaatacaatgtgaTTGCATATGTACACATATATTTGCCGGCTTGCCGCAACACTGTATCTCAAGATCTCAATCATTTTTCCTGCTTGCCTGTATCCAGATACCAAAAAACAAATTGTCTTGGATGGCCCACGGAGTTGTGGTAAAAGCATTGCACTTGCGATGCTTGTCCATTGGGCACGTACTGAAGGATGGCTGGTATTTTATGTTCCACAAGGGAAGGATTGGACTCATGGAGGATTCTTCTATAGAAACACATATAGTGATTTTTTCGATACACCAATACAGGCTGCGAAGATCTTGCAGGTGCTAAGCTCTGTGATTTTGTATGTTCCAGTTGCTTCAAATAGACTATCTTTCATATTCCTCTTTTCTATATATGGATGCAGATAGAATGCATTATCATCTGTtttccttgttttatttgtttgtaATCTGCCTACACGCTCCAAATAATGCTAGTTTGATGTATGTGATGATATAGTAACCATCAAGTGGGCAAGTGGCAACGATTGTAAGAATACGATGTCTTGATAGGTGGACGATGGTCATGCATATATTGATTAACATTCAATCTTATTTGGTACTGGTGGAGCCTCTTCTGTTTTCAAGTTGTCACTGTGAAATCTAAGTTTCTGATATGGTTACATATTTGCCTAAAGATTGATTTAAACACATCTCACTTGTGCTATTTTATATTATCAGTTCATACTCCATGCTGTATGCAAACTGGGTTTCTCTAATCTCAGTTGGATATTGATAATATAGTAGGAATGTAAACTTATGCagttatgcttgtttatttgTATATATTTCCTTTATTACACTTGGGTCCATGGATACTTTATTAAGCATAGTAGCATACGCATCCATTGCTAGAAAGCAGATAATCTGTAACATTTTGCAAAATACAAATCTCACCACTAATTTGTACTATAACATATCTACAGAACCTATTAAAAGTCATGAAAGTAATTTTAGGGCAATTATGCACTTATCTAAATATTCTAAAAGATATTGTGCCAAAATGTAAAATGCTGCATGCTCTCCACTTGCACTACATCACTTTTAGTTGGAGGTAGTACATCTTAAACCCATAATTTatggcaatatatatatatatatatatatattgtttgaTACTACATTGTGCTGGATGGAACATCATTTCCTCTAAATCTGTTTCTATTGCTGCTTCAGGATTTTTTGAAGTACAACGAAACACGCTTACAAAAATTACCATGTCAAATTTTTGAGCCTATTCCCCTGGGAGAAGGTGCTGGTGTTGGAATGATGAAAGGGGCTGACACAATGGAAATGCCTGAAGGGTCCACATTATATGATCTCATTCAAACTGGGATAACTCACACGCATGCTTCAGTTGGTGTTGTAGTTCGCTTAAGGAAGGAGCTGTCCCTTGTTAAAGACGTCCCTGTACTGTTTGCCATTGATCAGGTATGTCAGAGCATTGACACCATAGCTGAATTGGCTGCTGCCACTTCAATGTTTGATATGTTATATGTGTAAAAATTCCCATTAATGTGAAACACATTAAAagattctttttttcttttgcagTACAATAGTTGGTTTACGTTCAGTGACTTCCAGGAACCTGTAACTGTCCGATCCTGTCGATCGATCCATGCAAAAGAGCTTACAATGGTTCGTTGCACTGAGATACCTCACCATGTTCAATCATCACATTCTTTTATGTCCTTCAGTTTCCTCCTTTGAAAGTAGCAAATATTTGCATATCCTTTCTGCTTATTTGCATGTATTTTTTGGTTGTGGTGTAGTAAAAATTGTTAAGTTCCTTACACTTTTCTATGTGTTCATTCTCTTTTCTTTTGTAATCTTTCATGTACTCTGTTCTGTTGCCTAATAATAAGTAAATATACAGTTTCTGAGTGACTTATTTTTGTAAAGATAAACATATGAGTCTGTATTAGCTTTTTTTACTGCTCAGTGGAGATCTGGAATACATATGGCAAGTGTACAATGCGTAGCATCATAGCACTTTTTTTTAACACTAGTAATCAGTTCCCTGGACATACACACTTAATGTTTCACTTGTACTATAAACAGGTCAATGCTTATAGATCAATGTTGCACAATGATATGATGGTGGGGGCCTTTTCACACTCAACAGCAGTTGGCAAACTACGGCAGGAGCTGCCAGATGTTCCTTCTGATGCTCGTTTGATCTTTCCACGTTACACCTTAGATGAAGCTGAGACTGTGTGTCACTATTACATGAggtattttttttttttagaaatttggcatatttctatctGTTGATAGTGTTTGATAATTTGTGATGGCTGACTCTGGCATATTACTTGTTAACTCAATAACTGAAAATTGGCAATACACTTGACCAGGCAAAAGATCATTCGGCGTGAGAATTTTTCAGAAGAGAAATGGAAAAAGATATATTACTTATCGAATGGAAATGGTGCAGAGATGAGATGGCTTGCTGCCTTTGTTTGAGGTAGTATACCGTCcctgaaggaaaaaaaaaaatgCATTTTGCTCCCCCAAATTTATTCTTAATATTGTTCTGTAATATAGATTTTTTTTAATGACAATAATGATCTGTAATCAACTAGTCATATAAGCTTCAGCTGGCATAATTTTTTCACTCCACTGAAATCATTAGCTTTTAGTAATTTTCTGATATTATCTTCTGCCTCTATCATGCAGTTTCTGATACCTGGATTATACTCAGGTTTGATGGTGGTCTAGAAAGGTTGCCACTTCTGTTTCAGCGTGCCATTCGACACCACAGCTCATTGTTGTATACTTGTAGTCTGTCTCATGACATTCCTAGCAGAAAATTTGGCTTCAACATCATTTTTGCTGAGTAGAATTTGAGGAGATAAAACATAAGTTTGTAGCTCAGCTACATGATTATATCATGGGGGCCCTTTCAGTTCTGCTCAGATGCTAGATACAAAATAATAACCAACTGATGTAACATTtttcttggagaagttttcgcaTGTTTTGGCTTCTGTATTTTTCATGTTGCTGCCTGCGAGCTCACTGTGCTGATGAGTATGATATGAGTTGATGCCAATCTACTCAGCTTGCTATATTGTTGCTGAATTGAGCCCCATTGaatagttttttttatatatattttgttGTACGAATCGAACAATTCTTTGAGTTGGGAACAATATTCTTCTTTGCGGAACTCAAAGGTTACTTG belongs to Miscanthus floridulus cultivar M001 chromosome 4, ASM1932011v1, whole genome shotgun sequence and includes:
- the LOC136551126 gene encoding uncharacterized protein; translated protein: MLLRTLLRRGGAAAAAAAVSSGGARATALPDPPAALASLLLASRSYAKAKGGGKPASSTSNRGKVRAKDPRGVASAGDAAGADFSAGGGGDDIDTEFELPTDPLPPTYDPALDVGPGGRPLFAFTDTFGSFAHRDANVYVDFTLDEWNAVLPEGLPAGMMEEFQETRRCAVMLRKRFLDLRDNFRRIVDPAVTTKLKDTKKQIVLDGPRSCGKSIALAMLVHWARTEGWLVFYVPQGKDWTHGGFFYRNTYSDFFDTPIQAAKILQDFLKYNETRLQKLPCQIFEPIPLGEGAGVGMMKGADTMEMPEGSTLYDLIQTGITHTHASVGVVVRLRKELSLVKDVPVLFAIDQYNSWFTFSDFQEPVTVRSCRSIHAKELTMVNAYRSMLHNDMMVGAFSHSTAVGKLRQELPDVPSDARLIFPRYTLDEAETVCHYYMRQKIIRRENFSEEKWKKIYYLSNGNGAEMRWLAAFV